The following are from one region of the Gloeomargarita lithophora Alchichica-D10 genome:
- the ctpC gene encoding carboxyl-terminal processing protease CtpC has protein sequence MMQRKWPMELARGVAIGATITAAAGLLATGAGKQSWAGLKESPKQMVDEVWQIIYRDYVDASFNKTDWRQVRQQYLSREYSSKEEAYKAIREMLEKLGDPYTRFMDPRQFANLRVDTSGELTGVGMQLAQEEKTDRLVVIAPIEDTPAARAGILAQDYIVSIDGKSTKGMDINEAVSLIRGRPGTTVQLVIERGKQTLDFNLKRERIELHAVRQEVRETPTGKVGYIRMTQFNGNASQDVREAIRKLEAQGVTGYILDLRSNPGGLLQSSIDIARMWMDKGTIVSTVTRVGEAERYEASRRPLTDRPLVILVDGGSASASEILAGALQDNRRATLVGTKTFGKGLVQSVRELQDGSGVAVTIAKYLTPSGKDINKEGIVPDVEITLTDEQREKIIKDRAIGTPADPQYARAVDVLTDLVRKNSNAVRQGSAR, from the coding sequence ATGATGCAGAGAAAATGGCCGATGGAGTTAGCACGGGGCGTAGCCATTGGGGCAACGATTACGGCGGCGGCGGGGTTGTTGGCGACCGGGGCGGGCAAACAAAGCTGGGCGGGTCTGAAGGAAAGCCCGAAGCAAATGGTGGATGAGGTGTGGCAAATTATCTACCGGGATTACGTGGATGCCTCTTTTAATAAAACTGACTGGCGGCAGGTGCGGCAACAGTATCTCAGCCGGGAATACAGCAGTAAGGAAGAAGCCTACAAGGCCATCCGGGAGATGCTGGAAAAGCTGGGCGACCCCTACACCCGGTTTATGGACCCCCGGCAGTTTGCCAATTTGCGGGTGGATACCTCCGGGGAGTTGACCGGCGTGGGGATGCAGTTGGCGCAGGAGGAAAAAACCGACCGCCTGGTGGTGATTGCCCCGATTGAAGATACGCCAGCGGCCAGGGCGGGGATTTTGGCGCAGGATTATATCGTTTCCATTGATGGCAAAAGCACCAAGGGGATGGATATTAACGAGGCGGTATCCCTGATCCGGGGTCGTCCCGGTACGACGGTGCAGTTGGTGATTGAACGGGGCAAACAGACTCTGGACTTTAACCTGAAACGGGAGCGGATCGAACTCCATGCGGTGCGGCAAGAGGTGAGAGAAACCCCAACCGGCAAGGTGGGTTATATCCGCATGACTCAGTTCAACGGCAACGCCTCCCAGGATGTGCGCGAAGCGATTCGCAAGCTGGAAGCCCAGGGGGTGACGGGGTATATTTTAGACCTGCGTTCCAATCCGGGGGGGTTGCTCCAGTCCAGCATTGACATCGCCCGGATGTGGATGGACAAGGGCACGATTGTTTCCACCGTCACCCGGGTGGGGGAAGCGGAGCGCTACGAAGCCTCCCGGCGGCCTTTGACTGACCGGCCTTTGGTGATTTTGGTGGATGGGGGTTCCGCCAGCGCCAGTGAGATTTTGGCGGGGGCTTTGCAGGACAACCGGCGGGCGACCCTGGTGGGCACGAAAACCTTTGGCAAGGGTTTGGTGCAATCGGTGCGGGAATTGCAGGATGGTTCTGGGGTGGCGGTGACGATTGCCAAGTATCTCACCCCCAGCGGCAAGGATATTAACAAAGAGGGGATTGTTCCGGACGTGGAAATCACCCTCACGGATGAACAACGGGAGAAAATCATCAAAGACCGAGCCATTGGCACCCCGGCTGACCCGCAGTACGCCCGGGCGGTGGATGTGCTGACGGATTTGGTGCGCAAAAATAGCAATGCCGTGCGCCAAGGTTCCGCCCGGTAA
- the ispG gene encoding (E)-4-hydroxy-3-methylbut-2-enyl-diphosphate synthase: protein MLTLNAPVHASHPDLPMTFSRRRTRPVVVGNVTIGGEHPVVVQSMINEDTLDVAGSVRAIQRLHRIGCEIVRVTVPSLAHAHALADIRQKLQQQYLDVPLVADVHHNGMKIALEVAKHVHKVRINPGLYVFEKPKDNRTEYTQAEFDEIAAKIQATLAPLVISLREQGKAMRIGVNHGSLSERMLFTYGDTPEGMVESALEFIRICESLDFRNIVISLKASRVSVMLAANRLMVKRMDELGMNYPLHLGVTEAGDGEYGRIKSTTGIGTLLAEGIGDTIRVSLTEAPEKEIPVCYSILQALGLRRTMVEYVACPSCGRTLFNLEEVLHKVRSATSHLTGLNIAVMGCIVNGPGEMADADYGYVGKTPGSISLYRGKAEIKRVPEQEGVAELIKLIKSDGRWVEPQV, encoded by the coding sequence ATGCTGACCCTCAACGCTCCGGTTCACGCTTCCCACCCCGATTTACCGATGACTTTTTCCCGGCGGCGGACTCGTCCGGTAGTAGTGGGGAATGTCACCATTGGCGGCGAGCACCCGGTGGTGGTGCAATCTATGATCAACGAGGACACCCTGGACGTGGCGGGGTCGGTGCGGGCGATTCAACGGCTCCATCGCATTGGGTGTGAGATTGTGCGGGTGACGGTACCCAGTTTGGCGCACGCCCACGCTCTGGCAGATATTCGGCAAAAATTGCAACAGCAGTATCTGGATGTGCCCCTAGTGGCGGATGTCCATCACAACGGCATGAAAATTGCCCTGGAAGTGGCGAAACACGTCCATAAGGTACGGATCAATCCGGGGTTGTATGTTTTTGAAAAGCCCAAGGATAACCGCACGGAATATACCCAGGCGGAATTTGATGAAATTGCCGCAAAAATCCAGGCCACCCTCGCTCCTTTGGTGATTTCCCTGCGGGAACAGGGTAAAGCGATGCGGATTGGGGTAAATCATGGTTCCCTATCCGAGCGGATGCTCTTCACCTACGGGGATACCCCGGAGGGGATGGTGGAGTCGGCCTTGGAATTTATCCGCATTTGTGAGTCGTTAGATTTTCGCAATATCGTCATCTCCCTGAAAGCCTCCCGGGTGTCGGTGATGTTGGCGGCCAATCGGTTGATGGTCAAGCGCATGGATGAATTGGGGATGAATTATCCGTTGCACCTGGGGGTGACGGAAGCGGGGGACGGGGAATATGGTCGGATTAAATCCACCACCGGCATTGGTACCCTGCTAGCAGAAGGGATTGGGGATACGATTCGGGTGTCCTTGACGGAAGCCCCGGAGAAGGAAATCCCGGTGTGTTATAGCATTTTGCAGGCGTTGGGTCTGCGCCGGACGATGGTGGAGTATGTGGCCTGTCCTTCCTGTGGTCGGACATTGTTTAACCTGGAGGAAGTGTTACACAAGGTGCGCTCGGCCACCAGCCATTTGACGGGGTTGAACATTGCGGTCATGGGCTGTATCGTCAACGGTCCGGGGGAAATGGCGGATGCGGATTATGGTTATGTGGGCAAAACGCCGGGGTCTATTTCCCTGTATCGAGGGAAAGCAGAGATCAAGCGAGTACCAGAGCAGGAGGGGGTAGCGGAATTGATTAAACTGATCAAATCCGATGGTCGTTGGGTTGAGCCGCAAGTATAA
- a CDS encoding VOC family protein has translation MQLVHYLHTAITVNDLERSQHFYGEILGLELVHRPLNFPGCWYEIQGIQIHLIQHFHPPTLLPDPAKWGRNAHLAFAVADLPQAAQELLSAGYPVQKSSSGRAALFTQDPDGHIIELSQWEP, from the coding sequence ATGCAACTTGTTCATTACCTGCATACCGCCATTACGGTGAACGATCTGGAACGTTCCCAGCATTTTTACGGCGAGATTTTGGGCTTAGAATTAGTCCATCGTCCCTTGAATTTCCCTGGGTGTTGGTATGAAATCCAGGGCATCCAAATCCATCTGATCCAGCACTTCCACCCACCCACCCTATTACCAGACCCCGCAAAATGGGGACGCAATGCCCATTTGGCCTTTGCGGTAGCGGATTTGCCCCAGGCGGCTCAGGAATTGTTATCCGCCGGGTATCCGGTGCAAAAAAGCAGTTCCGGGCGGGCGGCTCTGTTTACCCAAGACCCGGATGGGCACATCATCGAACTCAGCCAGTGGGAACCTTAA
- a CDS encoding BREX system ATP-binding domain-containing protein, producing MNLDMATQIIESLRAGIPTRASTRNLQSMRNRLHEKFNDDLSQLSEGRGIPKGRLIWGKYGQGKTHELTCLEHLALDQGFAVSRITLNRQLSGQRLDHLYSKLATSIRTPQSRLLGIRHILDKKSSADLPNTLLQNLERYTHPLLAVILEIYFRTSGEEQELLYGALLGAQIPMAEIRKIYKRAIGRSFPPIPGSFVRSKHSHAYFEMMADILTWCEYQGWVILIDEIELIARLAKLGRMQAYHHLYWLLNWSGTQTLPIYVVGAVAEPLMDLWRNPQGRDRLTDKTRMCELAKERNNSYSEQAMLNFFAYGQDQQLCPFIEQTDRNQLKQLLAEIKEIHGISYGWQPEVDIDRVIAAIGNDPIRTHIRGLLETLDMVYLGDKDFVPRTATLTELSTQEDESYFGGEEV from the coding sequence ATGAATTTAGACATGGCAACTCAGATTATTGAGTCGTTACGGGCAGGGATTCCCACGCGGGCTTCAACCCGTAATTTGCAGAGTATGCGAAATCGTCTGCATGAAAAATTTAATGACGATTTATCCCAGTTATCCGAGGGGAGGGGTATCCCCAAAGGACGGCTAATTTGGGGCAAATATGGTCAAGGAAAAACCCATGAATTAACCTGTTTAGAACATCTGGCGTTAGACCAGGGATTTGCGGTGAGTCGGATTACACTTAACCGTCAATTGTCAGGGCAAAGGCTGGATCATTTGTATAGTAAATTGGCAACTTCGATTCGGACACCCCAATCCCGTTTACTGGGCATCCGGCATATTTTAGATAAAAAAAGCTCTGCGGATTTACCCAATACCCTGCTCCAAAACCTAGAACGATATACCCATCCCCTGCTTGCCGTCATCCTCGAAATCTATTTCCGAACCTCTGGGGAAGAACAAGAATTACTGTATGGAGCGTTGCTGGGGGCGCAAATTCCGATGGCAGAAATTCGGAAGATTTACAAAAGAGCAATTGGCCGATCATTCCCTCCCATACCGGGTTCTTTTGTGCGTTCTAAACATAGTCACGCTTACTTTGAAATGATGGCCGATATTCTTACCTGGTGCGAGTATCAGGGCTGGGTGATTTTGATTGATGAAATTGAACTAATTGCCCGTCTCGCTAAATTAGGTAGAATGCAAGCCTATCATCATCTTTATTGGCTTCTGAATTGGTCTGGCACCCAAACCCTACCGATTTATGTGGTGGGGGCAGTGGCGGAACCTTTAATGGATTTGTGGCGCAATCCCCAGGGGCGGGATAGACTCACCGATAAAACTCGGATGTGTGAATTGGCCAAGGAACGCAATAATAGCTATTCAGAGCAAGCAATGCTCAATTTTTTTGCCTATGGTCAGGATCAACAACTTTGCCCTTTTATTGAACAAACAGACCGCAATCAATTAAAACAACTCCTAGCGGAGATTAAGGAAATTCATGGGATTAGCTATGGTTGGCAACCTGAAGTTGATATTGATCGGGTGATTGCGGCCATTGGCAATGATCCGATCCGCACCCATATTCGTGGTTTATTGGAAACTTTAGATATGGTTTATTTAGGTGATAAAGACTTTGTGCCCCGAACAGCGACCCTAACAGAATTAAGTACCCAGGAAGATGAATCCTACTTTGGTGGGGAAGAAGTATAG
- a CDS encoding BREX system ATP-binding domain-containing protein, whose protein sequence is MFLEPDDLLLLSKGQTPQSDDLLQAMTLGRSTWLDYMDDRYLKNHIAQGGSKVKLLVGSPGTGKTHLLRVLLGDGEKLGYQTVYLSARQCPLNNLIGLYQEIAKQVVNEDLVRGLCYRIAKTISASTDYDGSGVFAPKIYDQYPGAALANEQIRKTAGEIIKNTDLSSSFKAFAYQVIQNRMINHSPANIEVVCRWLMGQPLDRQEREAFSLFEKLNKTNARDWLNSLIVLCKLAGRKGLIIAIDDLEVITEKSQGNRYNFTKRQVDDICELVRQLIDDTEVLSGCLFLLSGRRHIIEDHSRSFRSYDALWIRLQTGLTDYKRFNPFADLVDVDKHLDSQDKKFFSNIFAKIQNLIRDAELGEIQPPEDYRSLTSELQQMVIDAVCIQGAKR, encoded by the coding sequence ATGTTCCTAGAACCCGATGATCTATTGCTTTTGAGTAAGGGGCAAACCCCCCAAAGCGATGATCTATTGCAGGCCATGACTCTGGGTCGAAGCACCTGGCTGGATTATATGGATGACCGCTACTTAAAAAACCATATTGCCCAGGGTGGTAGCAAAGTCAAATTGCTGGTGGGTAGCCCAGGTACCGGGAAAACCCACCTTTTACGCGTCCTGCTTGGGGATGGGGAAAAACTGGGTTACCAAACGGTTTATTTATCAGCGCGGCAATGTCCCTTGAATAATTTGATTGGTCTTTACCAAGAGATTGCCAAACAAGTGGTGAATGAAGATTTAGTGCGTGGTCTTTGCTATCGGATTGCCAAAACAATTTCCGCATCAACGGATTATGATGGTTCCGGGGTTTTTGCTCCCAAAATTTATGACCAGTATCCTGGGGCGGCTCTCGCCAATGAGCAGATCAGAAAAACAGCGGGAGAAATCATTAAAAATACCGATCTGAGTTCGTCCTTCAAGGCTTTTGCGTATCAGGTGATTCAGAATCGCATGATCAATCATTCCCCTGCCAATATAGAAGTGGTCTGTCGCTGGCTCATGGGGCAACCCCTGGATCGCCAGGAGCGGGAGGCATTTTCCCTGTTTGAAAAATTGAATAAAACCAATGCCAGGGATTGGTTAAATTCTTTGATTGTACTATGCAAACTAGCGGGTCGAAAAGGTTTGATAATTGCTATTGATGACTTGGAAGTAATCACGGAAAAATCCCAGGGCAATCGCTACAATTTTACCAAAAGACAGGTGGATGATATTTGCGAGTTGGTGCGACAACTGATTGATGATACGGAAGTACTGAGCGGCTGTTTATTCCTATTGAGTGGCCGCAGGCATATTATTGAAGACCATAGCCGTAGTTTTCGCTCCTATGATGCCCTATGGATTCGTTTGCAGACCGGTTTGACTGATTATAAACGTTTTAATCCCTTTGCCGATTTGGTAGATGTGGATAAGCATTTGGATTCCCAGGATAAAAAATTCTTCAGCAACATTTTCGCAAAAATACAAAATTTGATTCGGGATGCGGAATTGGGAGAGATTCAACCCCCGGAAGACTATCGCTCGCTAACCAGTGAACTCCAACAGATGGTGATTGATGCGGTGTGCATTCAGGGAGCTAAAAGATGA
- a CDS encoding response regulator transcription factor, giving the protein MATVLLVEDMQPEAALLAGYLQGEGFLVNRVVSAEEARQYLGKQKPDLIVLDVVLPGESGFEFCRQVKKQPETSDIPIVICSSKQGDIDKFWGMKQGAAAYLTKPVDKGELIRTARNLVGRF; this is encoded by the coding sequence ATGGCGACTGTACTGCTTGTCGAGGATATGCAACCCGAAGCGGCTTTGTTGGCCGGTTATTTGCAGGGGGAAGGCTTTTTGGTGAATCGGGTGGTCAGTGCGGAGGAAGCGCGCCAGTATTTGGGCAAACAAAAGCCAGATTTAATTGTGCTGGATGTGGTGTTACCGGGGGAAAGCGGCTTTGAATTTTGCCGTCAGGTGAAGAAACAACCGGAAACCAGTGATATTCCTATCGTGATTTGTTCCAGCAAGCAGGGGGATATTGATAAATTTTGGGGGATGAAGCAGGGGGCGGCGGCCTATCTCACTAAACCGGTGGATAAGGGGGAATTAATCCGCACTGCCCGTAACCTGGTGGGGCGGTTCTAG
- a CDS encoding precorrin-8X methylmutase: MDLDPITAASFAIIDREIGSHPWGWTEAEYSIIRRVIHATADFEFKYLLRFSPGAIWAGIRALRNQVPLVTDVGLVAQGVKNHLALRLPNALVNALDLAPLERGVETRSALGMAQALGQYPGAMVVIGNAPTALAKLCELYPTLPNPPALVIAAPVGFVNVLEAKAQLAEVPIPQIAVQGRKGGSPAAAAITNALIDLATLEPPHQVTGSAD; encoded by the coding sequence ATGGATTTAGACCCAATCACGGCGGCCAGTTTTGCCATCATTGACCGGGAAATTGGCAGTCATCCCTGGGGTTGGACAGAGGCGGAATATAGCATCATCCGGCGGGTGATCCATGCCACGGCGGACTTTGAATTTAAGTATCTCCTGCGGTTTAGTCCGGGAGCCATTTGGGCAGGCATCCGGGCGTTACGCAATCAGGTTCCCCTGGTGACCGATGTGGGTTTGGTGGCGCAGGGGGTGAAAAACCATCTGGCTCTCCGCTTGCCCAATGCCCTGGTGAACGCCCTGGACTTGGCTCCCCTGGAACGGGGGGTAGAGACTCGCTCAGCCCTGGGCATGGCGCAGGCTCTGGGGCAATATCCGGGGGCAATGGTGGTAATTGGGAATGCCCCCACCGCCTTAGCCAAACTCTGTGAATTGTACCCAACCCTCCCCAACCCACCCGCCCTGGTGATTGCCGCCCCGGTGGGTTTTGTGAATGTTTTGGAAGCCAAAGCCCAACTCGCCGAAGTTCCCATCCCCCAGATTGCCGTGCAAGGTCGCAAAGGGGGTTCCCCCGCCGCCGCCGCCATTACCAACGCCCTGATTGATTTGGCGACCCTAGAACCGCCCCACCAGGTTACGGGCAGTGCGGATTAA
- a CDS encoding CIA30 family protein codes for MQFPDVGRLWQTVTYFEALPLVACLQRTLGHNPPPATVMPQGEIMMDLSQPTGVDLWGALDDVVMGGMSRSSLVADPAGARFEGMVTTQNNGGFASVRTRNLEPPLDLSGTTGLTLRVRGDGKRYKLLVRDSSSWDSLAYGAQFDTQPATWITVKIPFADLVPVFRAKTVPSAPPMVLTQVISLQLMLSKFAYDGQINPTFQPGDFRLQISTIGTYTDAPFPTL; via the coding sequence ATGCAATTTCCCGATGTTGGTCGGCTCTGGCAAACGGTGACCTACTTTGAGGCTTTGCCCCTGGTCGCCTGTCTGCAACGCACACTTGGTCACAACCCACCCCCCGCCACCGTGATGCCCCAAGGGGAAATAATGATGGATTTGAGCCAACCCACCGGCGTTGATCTCTGGGGTGCCCTGGATGACGTGGTGATGGGGGGCATGAGCCGCAGTAGTTTGGTGGCTGACCCGGCCGGTGCCCGGTTTGAGGGGATGGTAACCACCCAAAATAATGGCGGTTTTGCGTCCGTTCGCACCCGCAACCTAGAACCACCCCTGGACTTGTCCGGCACCACCGGCCTGACTCTGCGGGTACGGGGCGATGGCAAACGGTACAAACTCCTGGTTAGGGATAGTTCTAGTTGGGACAGTTTGGCCTATGGTGCCCAATTTGATACCCAACCCGCCACCTGGATCACGGTAAAAATTCCGTTTGCCGACCTGGTGCCCGTATTTCGCGCCAAAACCGTCCCCTCGGCGCCCCCGATGGTTCTAACCCAGGTGATTTCCCTGCAACTGATGCTGAGTAAATTCGCCTACGATGGGCAGATCAATCCCACCTTCCAGCCGGGGGACTTCCGCCTGCAAATCTCGACCATTGGCACCTACACGGACGCTCCATTCCCGACACTTTAG
- a CDS encoding response regulator: MATSPIRILLVEDDELFRLGLVTRLSQEPGLQITGEAEDGEMAITLVKQQVFDVVILDIGLPSMGGVETCRQIKQNQPHLPVLILTSHQQSTLIHRLIEAQAQGYCLKGIGAETLVLAIRSLVAGATWWDAISSQTIQTAFQPVTKQSTHPDTDIFLTKREQEILALIAGGKSNQEIANTLYIAPGTVRVHVHAILHKLDVRDRTQAAILAIQKGLICEEIMLPKD, encoded by the coding sequence ATGGCTACGTCTCCAATTCGGATTCTTTTGGTAGAAGATGATGAGTTATTTCGTCTGGGATTAGTCACCCGTTTGAGCCAAGAACCGGGGTTACAAATTACTGGCGAAGCGGAAGACGGGGAAATGGCGATTACCTTAGTCAAACAACAGGTTTTTGATGTGGTGATTTTAGATATAGGATTACCGAGTATGGGTGGGGTAGAAACCTGTCGTCAAATCAAGCAAAATCAGCCCCATTTACCAGTGTTAATCCTCACTTCCCATCAACAATCAACTTTGATTCACCGGCTGATTGAAGCCCAAGCCCAGGGATATTGCCTGAAGGGAATTGGGGCGGAAACTTTAGTTCTCGCCATTCGCTCGTTGGTGGCCGGGGCAACCTGGTGGGATGCCATTTCTTCCCAAACAATTCAGACCGCTTTTCAACCTGTTACGAAGCAATCTACGCATCCCGATACAGATATATTTTTAACCAAGCGAGAGCAAGAAATTTTAGCGTTAATTGCTGGGGGCAAGAGCAACCAAGAAATTGCCAATACGCTTTATATTGCTCCGGGTACAGTGCGGGTTCATGTCCATGCCATTTTGCATAAATTAGATGTACGCGACCGGACGCAGGCGGCTATCTTGGCGATACAAAAAGGGCTGATTTGTGAGGAGATAATGCTACCAAAAGATTGA
- a CDS encoding sensor histidine kinase, producing the protein MTTWTRSHWLLLAVFSTVITLEYSTPPPYVFGYLYIGAVLLASKKLSQKAVFWVTGTAVGLTLLNLWIPGTESISFVTVVNRIITILALIITAWLSDRLREYETAIIRQKIQITNQNQLTKVREDFISTLTHDLKTPLLGAIETLKAWEAEQFGRITQAQKRVIAIMNRSHQMMIQLVETLMDIYHNDMEGLQLNQQPVDLLEIAEEVMLQLASLAASRQINLYLKQGDSDFRQTYRVYGDTFQLQRVFSNLITNGINHSLKGGKVEVLIHIKSNEYQVEIFDQGQGIDPHELPHLFERFYQGYSNRQAKGTGLGLYLSRQIIAAHGGKIWAEPRSPQGAMFAFSLPRLP; encoded by the coding sequence ATGACAACCTGGACACGATCCCATTGGCTATTGTTGGCCGTATTTAGCACCGTCATTACCTTGGAGTATAGTACACCCCCTCCTTATGTCTTTGGGTATTTGTATATTGGCGCAGTACTTTTAGCCAGTAAAAAACTTAGTCAAAAAGCCGTATTTTGGGTAACAGGAACTGCCGTTGGATTAACTCTCCTCAATCTGTGGATACCCGGCACAGAATCAATTAGTTTCGTAACTGTAGTAAATCGCATCATTACGATATTAGCGTTGATAATAACAGCTTGGTTAAGTGACCGTTTGCGGGAATATGAAACGGCTATCATCCGACAAAAGATACAAATTACCAATCAAAATCAATTGACCAAAGTGCGAGAGGATTTTATTTCCACCCTGACCCACGATCTGAAAACCCCATTGCTAGGAGCCATAGAAACTTTGAAAGCCTGGGAAGCCGAACAATTTGGCAGAATCACCCAAGCACAAAAACGAGTAATAGCGATTATGAATCGTAGCCATCAAATGATGATTCAATTGGTGGAAACTCTCATGGATATTTATCATAATGATATGGAGGGTTTACAACTCAATCAACAGCCAGTTGATCTCTTAGAAATTGCAGAAGAAGTGATGCTTCAGCTTGCGAGTTTGGCCGCATCTCGTCAGATCAATTTATATTTGAAACAGGGGGATTCTGATTTTCGACAAACCTATCGGGTTTATGGAGATACATTCCAGCTACAACGGGTATTTAGTAATTTAATTACTAATGGGATTAATCATTCTCTCAAAGGGGGTAAAGTCGAGGTTTTAATTCATATCAAATCAAACGAGTATCAAGTAGAAATTTTTGATCAGGGACAGGGGATTGACCCTCATGAGTTACCCCATTTATTTGAGCGATTTTATCAAGGGTATAGTAACCGCCAAGCGAAGGGAACGGGGCTGGGGCTGTACCTCAGTCGTCAAATTATCGCAGCCCATGGAGGTAAAATATGGGCAGAACCCCGCTCGCCCCAGGGTGCCATGTTTGCTTTTTCCTTACCGCGATTGCCCTAG
- the kdpA gene encoding potassium-transporting ATPase subunit KdpA, whose protein sequence is MLFGFWQILLILLILLIMAPLLGRYMARVFTRQQTWLDRMILPLERLIFASSGLPNCRTMTGGQYIRAVLVSNLVMGILVFGIMMTQGSLPLNPTGLSAPSWDLALHTAISFVTNTNQQHYSGETTFSYLSQVGALGFLMFTSAATGIAVAIAFIRGLTGQPLGNFYEDLVLSITRILLPISVVGAIVLLIAGVPETLAGPAQATTLEGATQWIARGPVAHFEIIKELGENGGGFFGINSAHPLENPNNFTNLLETVIMMVIPAGLIITYGKMAGNPKQGWLIFGMVFILFGILIGVTAFGEFWGNPWVNQMLGEMQPNLEGKEVRFGWVLTALWAVSTTGTMCGAVNGMHDSLMPAGGFVTLTDMFLQIIWGGQGTGTAYLFVFLILTVFLTGLMVGRTPEFLGRKIEKREIVLASVILLVHPIAILIPTAITMAFPATLSGISNPGFHGISQVVYEYASAAANNGSGFEGLGDNTLWWNLSASVSLLLGRYVPIIALILLADSMAHKQPVPETSGTLRTDTPLFTGVTAGAIVILGILTFFPVLVLGPIAEAFNLG, encoded by the coding sequence ATGCTGTTTGGTTTCTGGCAAATTCTGCTGATTTTGTTGATTTTGCTGATAATGGCACCTCTGCTGGGACGGTATATGGCACGGGTTTTTACTCGGCAACAAACTTGGCTTGACCGAATGATTTTGCCCCTAGAGCGATTGATTTTTGCCAGTTCAGGTTTGCCCAATTGTAGAACGATGACAGGTGGGCAATACATTCGGGCGGTTTTGGTGAGTAATTTGGTGATGGGGATTTTGGTTTTTGGTATCATGATGACCCAGGGTTCATTGCCTTTGAATCCCACCGGATTATCAGCCCCTTCCTGGGACTTGGCTTTGCATACGGCCATCTCATTTGTCACCAATACCAATCAGCAACATTACTCTGGAGAAACCACTTTTTCCTATCTTAGTCAGGTGGGAGCTTTGGGATTTTTGATGTTTACTTCGGCGGCCACAGGGATTGCCGTAGCGATTGCTTTTATTCGGGGTCTGACCGGGCAACCTCTCGGTAATTTCTACGAGGATTTGGTACTGTCAATCACCCGAATTTTGCTACCCATTTCCGTGGTTGGGGCGATTGTGTTACTCATTGCTGGCGTGCCGGAAACCCTGGCTGGTCCAGCCCAGGCAACAACCCTCGAAGGGGCGACCCAATGGATTGCCCGGGGGCCGGTGGCGCACTTTGAAATTATCAAGGAACTCGGAGAAAATGGGGGTGGTTTTTTCGGGATCAATTCAGCCCACCCTTTGGAAAATCCCAACAATTTTACCAACCTCTTGGAAACCGTGATCATGATGGTCATTCCGGCTGGCTTGATTATTACCTACGGCAAGATGGCGGGGAATCCCAAGCAGGGATGGTTGATTTTTGGGATGGTGTTTATACTCTTTGGGATTTTGATTGGTGTTACCGCCTTTGGTGAATTTTGGGGCAATCCCTGGGTGAATCAAATGTTAGGAGAAATGCAACCCAATTTGGAGGGCAAAGAAGTCCGATTTGGCTGGGTATTGACCGCATTGTGGGCGGTTTCGACAACGGGAACCATGTGTGGGGCGGTGAATGGAATGCACGATTCCCTCATGCCTGCGGGTGGATTTGTCACTTTGACCGATATGTTTTTACAAATTATCTGGGGGGGGCAGGGAACGGGCACGGCCTACCTGTTTGTGTTTCTGATTTTAACCGTGTTTCTCACGGGGCTAATGGTGGGGCGTACTCCGGAGTTTTTGGGACGTAAAATTGAGAAGCGGGAGATCGTTTTAGCGAGTGTAATTTTACTGGTGCATCCCATCGCTATTTTGATCCCAACGGCGATTACCATGGCATTTCCAGCGACTCTTTCTGGGATCAGTAATCCCGGTTTTCATGGCATTTCCCAGGTGGTGTATGAGTATGCTTCGGCGGCGGCCAATAATGGTTCTGGTTTTGAAGGTTTGGGGGACAATACGCTCTGGTGGAATTTGAGTGCGAGTGTCTCGCTTTTGTTGGGGCGTTATGTGCCGATTATTGCCCTGATTTTGTTGGCGGATAGTATGGCGCACAAACAACCCGTGCCGGAGACTAGTGGGACTTTGCGTACCGATACCCCTTTATTTACAGGGGTGACGGCGGGGGCGATTGTGATTTTGGGAATCTTGACTTTTTTCCCGGTTTTGGTGCTTGGCCCGATTGCGGAAGCGTTCAATTTAGGTTGA